The nucleotide sequence CCCATCGCTTATCCCCGCTTCGTGCAGGCCATCGAAAAGATCCGCGACTTCTATTCTCTGCGCGAACAGTCCGCCGACCTGGAAGCGAACCCGCCAGACGATCAGGCCGAAACCATCATTGTGAAAAGCGGCGTGCAACGCATCCGACTCGACCTGGCGGATGTGCTGTACATACAGGGCCTGAAAGACTACGCTCTGATCTACACAACGACCAGCAAAATCGTGCTGAAGGGTTCCATAAAAACCATGTATGCACTCTTTCCACCTCCGCAGTTTTTACGAATCCATAAATCATTCATTGTGGCGGTTCCCCGAGTCACGCGACTGGAACGGAATCGACTGCTGATGGATGGACTGGCGATCCCCCTGGGTAGGTCATACCGGGCGGATGCGGAGAGGGTACTTCTCAACGTCCGCTAGCGGACAGGTTCTGTCCGTTTTTGGACAGTAGGGATGCATATAGATAAAATCCAACTGATTTATAATCAGCAAGTTGTTCGTATTGAAATAGTATGGCACTGGATTAGTACGACAAAATAGAGACAAATAGAAACAAGGAGCATGGCCCGAACCAACTTAGGCGAATTTGAAGAAACCATACTATTGATGGTAGCTATTCTGGATGGAGAAGGCTACGGCGTTACTATCAGTCAGGCGCTGGAAGAACATACAGGCCGTGTGGTCACCTTTGGCACTGTACACAACACGCTTATCCGGCTGGAGGAAAAAGGCTTTGTGAGGTCAGAGCTGGGCGGCGCGACCAACGAGCGGGGAGGGCGTCGCAAGCGGATGTTCCAGATTACAGCCTATGGCAGCCGCACGCTCCGGGAAGCCCAGCAACTACGAGAGGAACTATGGCGGTTGGTTCCTCCCAATGCCCTAAAACTCGGGGGAATATGACCCCCAAGGCACCTACTCCGCTCCGACCCGTCGGACCGCGCTGGGCAAAGCGGCTGCTACGCTGGCTGCACCCCGAAGGTACCCTCGAGGAGGTCGAGGGTGATCTGGATGAGCTGTACGCCTACTGGCACCATCGTTCAGGAAAAACCCAGGCCACGCTGAGGTACCTGCTCAATGTAGTGTCCGTGCTGCCGCCGTTTGTAAGAAGGAGAAAACGCAAAGAAGAATACTTACCTACTCATAACCTTACTACTGCCATGATCCGTAACTATTTTAAAATTGCTTTCCGGAATTTAATACATTCCAGAGCTTTTTCATTGATCAATATTTTCGGCCTTACATTAGGCATTACCTGCTCATTATTAGTTTTCCTAGTAATCTACCACGAAACCAGCTATGATAAATATCACAAAAACGCTGACCGTATTTACCGGGTAGAAACCGTAAACAATACGGATGCGGATGCGCATCCGGGCACCTACACTGAACTGGGAGATGTACTGAAAGATGCACCTGAATTTGAGACTGTCGTACCCGTCTGGAACGAGGGAGGGCGGGGCTTGTCGATTCCTGCTACGGGAGATTTTTTCAAAGAACGGATTTTCTTCGTTGATCCAGATATTTTTCAGCTGCTTGATTACCAATGGATAGCGGGCGATGCGCGTTCGGCCCTTTCACAGCCTGGACAGGTGGTTCTAACCGAGTCGTACGCGAAAAAGTTTTTTGGAACGACTAATGCCCTGGGAAAAACAATCCACTACGACAACAAACAGGATTTACAGGTAGCGGGTGTACTCAAAGATTACCCCTTGAATACCAATTTTCCCTTCGATGTACTGGTTTCCCTTGCTACCCTCAAAAGAGTAAATTCTGACTATGATTCACACGGCTGGACGGGCTTTGGGGATAATTATCAAATCTATACGCTATTGAAACCCGGCTTCCGGCCCGGGCAACTGGAAAAACGATTCCACGATATACAG is from Salmonirosea aquatica and encodes:
- a CDS encoding LytR/AlgR family response regulator transcription factor; this translates as MLCCVVLDDEPLAREVLEGYLALLDYIGSVIPFGSTAEALTYLKDHEVDVLFLDIEMPAMNGLDFLRSLENPPVTVFTTAYRNYAFEGFELGVIDFLLKPIAYPRFVQAIEKIRDFYSLREQSADLEANPPDDQAETIIVKSGVQRIRLDLADVLYIQGLKDYALIYTTTSKIVLKGSIKTMYALFPPPQFLRIHKSFIVAVPRVTRLERNRLLMDGLAIPLGRSYRADAERVLLNVR
- a CDS encoding PadR family transcriptional regulator; its protein translation is MARTNLGEFEETILLMVAILDGEGYGVTISQALEEHTGRVVTFGTVHNTLIRLEEKGFVRSELGGATNERGGRRKRMFQITAYGSRTLREAQQLREELWRLVPPNALKLGGI